One genomic window of Cupriavidus malaysiensis includes the following:
- the lon gene encoding endopeptidase La, whose amino-acid sequence MSGTQLLPAEPIRLPLLPLRDVVVFPHMVIPLFVGRPKSIKALETAMESGKSIMLVAQKTAAKDEPTADDLYEVGCIANILQMLKLPDGTVKVLVEGTQRANIREVSEDESHFMCEAVPVPPAPVESAETEALRRAIVSQFDQYVKLNKKIPPEILTSLSGIDEPGRLADTIAAHLPIKLEQKQKILEMVNVTERLESLLSQLEGEIDILQVEKRIRGRVKRQMEKSQREYYLNEQVKAIQKELGEGEEGADLEELDKRIKAARMPKEAKKKADAEFKKLKLMSPMSAEATVVRNYIDTLVNLPWRKKSKVNNDLANAERVLDEDHYGLEKVKERILEYLAVQQRVDKVKAPILCLVGPPGVGKTSLGQSVARATNRKFVRMALGGVRDEAEIRGHRRTYIGSMPGKILQSLSKVGVRNPLFLLDEIDKMGMDFRGDPSSALLEVLDPEQNHTFQDHYVEVDFDLSDVMFVATSNSLNIPPPLLDRMEVIRLSGYTEDEKVNIAQRYLLPKQIKNNGLKVGEIAVAEDAIRDIIRYYTREAGVRSLEREISKIARKVVKLLLLKKESGTVTVEAANLDKFLGVRKYDFGLAGKENQVGQVTGLAWTEVGGDLLTIEAAIMPGKGNITRTGSLGDVMKESVEAARSVVRSRARRLGIADEMFEKRDIHIHVPEGATPKDGPSAGGAMTTALVSVLTGIPVRADVAMTGEITLRGEVLPIGGLKEKLLAAHRGGIKLVLIPEENVKDLADIPDNVKNSIEIVPVRWIDKVLELALERKPEPLPEEEAKPAEVADKAAAKVEMIHH is encoded by the coding sequence ATGTCCGGAACACAACTCCTCCCGGCTGAGCCGATTCGCCTGCCACTGTTGCCGCTGCGCGACGTGGTGGTGTTTCCGCACATGGTGATCCCGCTGTTCGTGGGACGCCCGAAGTCCATCAAGGCGCTTGAGACTGCGATGGAGTCGGGCAAGAGCATCATGCTCGTAGCCCAGAAGACGGCGGCGAAGGACGAGCCGACCGCGGACGACCTGTACGAGGTCGGCTGCATCGCCAACATCCTGCAGATGCTGAAGCTGCCCGACGGCACGGTGAAAGTGCTGGTCGAAGGCACGCAGCGCGCAAATATCCGCGAGGTGAGCGAGGACGAATCGCACTTCATGTGCGAGGCCGTGCCCGTGCCGCCCGCGCCCGTCGAGAGCGCCGAGACCGAGGCCCTGCGCCGCGCGATCGTGTCGCAGTTCGACCAGTATGTGAAGCTGAACAAGAAGATCCCGCCCGAGATCCTGACCTCGCTGTCCGGCATCGACGAGCCGGGCCGCCTGGCCGACACCATCGCGGCCCACCTGCCGATCAAGCTCGAGCAGAAGCAGAAGATCCTGGAGATGGTCAATGTGACCGAGCGCCTGGAAAGCCTGCTGTCGCAGCTCGAGGGCGAGATCGACATCCTTCAGGTCGAGAAGCGCATCCGTGGCCGCGTCAAGCGCCAGATGGAGAAGAGCCAGCGCGAGTACTACCTGAACGAGCAGGTCAAGGCTATCCAGAAGGAACTGGGCGAGGGCGAGGAAGGCGCCGACCTGGAAGAGCTCGACAAGCGCATCAAGGCGGCGCGCATGCCGAAGGAAGCCAAGAAGAAGGCCGACGCGGAGTTCAAGAAGCTCAAGCTGATGTCGCCGATGTCGGCCGAGGCCACCGTCGTGCGCAACTACATCGACACGCTGGTCAACCTGCCGTGGCGCAAGAAGAGCAAGGTCAACAACGACCTCGCCAATGCCGAGCGCGTGCTCGACGAAGACCACTATGGCCTGGAGAAGGTCAAGGAACGCATTCTCGAGTACCTCGCGGTGCAACAGCGCGTGGACAAGGTGAAGGCGCCCATCCTGTGCCTGGTCGGCCCCCCCGGTGTCGGCAAGACCTCGCTCGGGCAGTCGGTGGCGCGTGCCACGAACCGCAAGTTCGTGCGCATGGCGCTGGGTGGCGTGCGTGACGAGGCCGAGATCCGCGGTCACCGCCGTACCTATATCGGTTCCATGCCGGGCAAGATCCTGCAGAGCCTTTCCAAGGTCGGCGTGCGCAATCCGCTCTTCCTGCTCGACGAGATCGACAAGATGGGCATGGATTTCCGCGGCGATCCGTCGTCGGCGCTGCTCGAGGTGCTGGATCCCGAACAGAACCACACCTTCCAGGACCACTACGTGGAGGTCGATTTCGATCTGTCCGACGTGATGTTCGTGGCGACGTCCAACTCGCTGAACATCCCGCCGCCGCTGCTGGACCGCATGGAGGTGATCCGCCTGTCGGGCTACACCGAGGACGAGAAGGTCAATATCGCCCAGCGCTACCTGCTGCCCAAGCAGATCAAGAACAACGGCCTGAAGGTGGGCGAGATCGCTGTCGCCGAAGATGCGATCCGCGACATCATCCGCTATTACACGCGCGAGGCCGGTGTGCGCTCGCTGGAGCGCGAGATCTCCAAGATCGCGCGCAAGGTGGTCAAGCTGCTGCTGCTGAAGAAGGAGTCGGGCACGGTGACCGTGGAAGCGGCCAACCTCGACAAGTTCCTCGGCGTGCGCAAGTACGACTTCGGCCTGGCCGGCAAGGAAAACCAGGTAGGCCAGGTGACCGGCCTGGCGTGGACCGAGGTGGGTGGCGATCTGCTGACCATCGAAGCCGCCATCATGCCGGGCAAGGGCAACATCACCCGCACCGGTTCGCTGGGCGACGTGATGAAGGAGTCGGTCGAGGCAGCCCGTTCGGTGGTGCGTTCGCGCGCACGCCGCCTGGGCATCGCGGATGAGATGTTCGAGAAGCGCGACATCCACATCCACGTGCCCGAAGGCGCCACGCCCAAGGACGGTCCGTCGGCGGGCGGTGCCATGACCACGGCCCTGGTGTCGGTGCTGACCGGCATCCCGGTGCGCGCGGATGTGGCCATGACCGGCGAGATCACGCTGCGCGGCGAGGTGCTGCCGATCGGCGGCCTGAAGGAGAAGCTGCTCGCGGCGCATCGCGGCGGCATCAAGCTGGTGCTGATCCCGGAAGAGAACGTCAAGGATCTGGCGGACATTCCGGACAACGTCAAGAACAGCATCGAGATCGTTCCGGTGCGCTGGATCGACAAGGTGCTGGAACTGGCGCTGGAGCGCAAGCCGGAGCCGCTGCCGGAAGAAGAGGCCAAGCCTGCCGAGGTGGCCGACAAGGCCGCCGCCAAGGTGGAGATGATCCATCATTGA
- a CDS encoding SurA N-terminal domain-containing protein: MLDFVRNNRRLMLLLLLVIIFPSFVFFGVESYSRFMDSSHDAAKVDGRTISVQELDNAVRDQSERMREALGASYDARMFEGPEARKQVLDQLVLQRVVSDEVARENLTVSNARLVETISSIPAIAQLPKKADGSIDDKAYLQLLAAQGMTPDQFDARMRFELATQQLSGAVSGTAFMPKSLLERLLAIRDQQRDVQALLLKPSDYTAKVKVDDAALKTYYEAHQGDYSVPEHAKVQYLALSADALAAAQQVSPDELNSYYQSNLARFRTDEQRRASHILIAAAKDAPAAQRQAAKEKAEKLLAELRKHPDTFADVARKESQDPGSAAKGGDLGFVGRGTMVKPFEDAMYALAKDGDISDVVETDYGYHIVKLTGIKPAETKPLDVVKPELEAELRKQLAAKKYAEMADAFGNMVYEQSDSLKPAADKFHLTVQSADNVTRQPNPALGASNPLNNDKLLKALFNDDAIKNKRNTEAVQVGPNTLVSARIVDYQAASVRKFDDVQAKVREDYIAQQAAELARKDGEARLAELRKSGSAEGFGALATVSRTKAEGLSPKALEAVMRVDTSKLPAFAGVDLGPQGYAVYRVAKVSQPAKPDPAQLQAAAQQIAQVAGQAELGAYYEALKARSKVKVLHSAGTQEQGAGN, translated from the coding sequence ATGCTTGATTTCGTACGCAATAACCGGCGCTTGATGCTGCTGCTGCTGCTGGTGATCATCTTCCCGTCGTTCGTCTTCTTCGGCGTGGAGAGCTATTCGCGCTTCATGGACAGCTCGCACGACGCGGCCAAGGTGGACGGCCGCACCATCAGCGTGCAGGAGCTCGACAACGCCGTGCGCGATCAGAGCGAGCGCATGCGGGAAGCGCTGGGCGCCAGCTACGACGCGCGTATGTTCGAAGGTCCCGAGGCGCGCAAGCAGGTGCTGGACCAGCTGGTGCTGCAGCGTGTGGTCTCCGACGAGGTGGCACGCGAGAACCTGACGGTTTCCAATGCCCGGCTGGTCGAGACGATCAGCAGCATTCCCGCCATCGCCCAGTTGCCGAAGAAGGCCGATGGCTCGATCGACGACAAGGCCTACCTGCAGCTGCTCGCTGCCCAGGGCATGACGCCCGACCAGTTCGACGCGCGCATGCGCTTCGAGCTTGCCACGCAGCAACTCAGCGGCGCGGTCAGTGGTACGGCCTTCATGCCGAAGTCCCTGCTGGAACGCCTGCTGGCCATCCGCGACCAGCAGCGTGACGTGCAGGCGCTGTTGCTGAAGCCGTCCGACTACACCGCCAAGGTCAAGGTCGACGATGCGGCGCTGAAGACATACTACGAAGCCCACCAGGGCGACTACTCGGTTCCCGAGCATGCCAAGGTGCAGTACCTGGCGCTGTCCGCCGATGCCTTGGCCGCTGCGCAGCAGGTGTCGCCGGACGAGCTCAACTCGTACTACCAGAGCAATCTCGCGCGCTTCCGCACCGATGAGCAGCGCCGTGCCAGCCACATCCTGATCGCCGCGGCGAAAGATGCCCCGGCGGCCCAGCGCCAGGCAGCGAAGGAAAAGGCGGAGAAGCTGCTGGCCGAACTGCGTAAGCATCCGGATACCTTCGCCGACGTGGCGCGCAAGGAATCGCAGGATCCGGGTTCGGCGGCCAAGGGCGGCGACCTGGGCTTCGTCGGCCGCGGCACCATGGTCAAGCCGTTCGAGGACGCCATGTACGCGCTGGCCAAGGACGGCGACATCAGCGACGTGGTCGAGACCGACTATGGCTACCACATCGTCAAGCTGACCGGCATCAAGCCGGCCGAGACCAAGCCGCTGGATGTCGTCAAGCCGGAGCTGGAAGCGGAACTGCGCAAGCAGCTGGCCGCGAAGAAGTACGCCGAGATGGCCGATGCGTTCGGCAACATGGTCTATGAGCAGTCCGACAGCCTCAAGCCGGCCGCCGACAAGTTCCACCTGACCGTGCAGAGCGCCGACAACGTGACGCGCCAGCCGAACCCGGCGCTGGGTGCGAGCAACCCGCTGAACAACGACAAGCTGCTCAAGGCGCTGTTCAACGACGACGCGATCAAGAACAAGCGCAATACCGAGGCGGTGCAGGTCGGCCCGAACACGCTGGTGTCGGCACGCATCGTCGACTACCAGGCGGCCTCGGTGCGCAAGTTCGACGACGTGCAGGCCAAGGTGCGCGAGGACTACATCGCGCAGCAGGCCGCCGAGCTGGCCCGCAAGGACGGCGAGGCCCGCCTGGCCGAACTGCGTAAGAGCGGCAGCGCTGAAGGCTTCGGTGCGCTCGCCACGGTTTCGCGTACCAAGGCAGAAGGCCTGTCGCCCAAGGCGCTCGAAGCCGTGATGCGCGTCGATACGTCCAAGTTGCCCGCCTTCGCCGGCGTGGACCTGGGTCCGCAAGGCTATGCCGTCTACCGTGTCGCCAAGGTCAGCCAGCCTGCCAAGCCCGATCCCGCGCAATTGCAGGCGGCAGCGCAGCAGATCGCGCAAGTGGCCGGCCAGGCCGAGCTGGGCGCCTACTATGAAGCGCTGAAGGCACGTTCGAAGGTCAAGGTGCTGCATTCAGCCGGCACGCAGGAGCAGGGCGCCGGCAACTGA
- a CDS encoding arylesterase: MGNSIWRQLRRIALVAGLGLVSLAASVSTAVAAPSLLVLGDSLSAEYGIARGTGWVKLLEDRLRAQRLDYSVVNASVSGETTVGGKTRLPALLARERPAVVVVELGANDALRGLPLQNTEANLRSIVDSARQAGASVLLVGMRVPPNYGQDYAERFHAVYTRLAEETRVPLVPFFLEKIVDRPDWFQRDRLHPTAAAQAALLDTVWPQLAPLLQPGARPQKTSARR; encoded by the coding sequence ATGGGCAACTCGATCTGGAGACAACTGCGCAGGATCGCGCTGGTGGCCGGCCTGGGGCTGGTATCGCTGGCCGCCTCCGTCAGCACGGCGGTGGCCGCGCCATCCTTGCTGGTGCTGGGGGACAGCCTGTCGGCCGAATACGGTATCGCGCGCGGCACCGGCTGGGTCAAGCTGCTGGAAGACCGGCTGCGGGCGCAACGGCTCGATTATAGCGTCGTCAATGCGAGCGTCAGCGGCGAGACCACGGTAGGCGGCAAGACGCGCCTGCCCGCCCTGCTGGCCCGCGAGCGGCCGGCCGTGGTGGTGGTCGAACTCGGCGCCAACGATGCGCTGCGGGGACTGCCCCTGCAGAACACCGAGGCCAACCTGCGCAGCATCGTGGACAGCGCCCGCCAGGCCGGCGCCAGCGTGCTGCTGGTCGGCATGCGCGTCCCGCCCAACTACGGCCAGGACTACGCCGAGCGCTTCCACGCGGTCTATACGCGGCTGGCCGAGGAAACCCGCGTGCCGCTGGTGCCGTTCTTCCTGGAGAAAATCGTGGATCGCCCGGACTGGTTCCAGCGGGACCGCCTGCACCCGACCGCTGCCGCGCAGGCCGCCCTGCTGGACACCGTCTGGCCGCAGCTGGCACCGCTGCTGCAGCCTGGCGCCCGCCCGCAGAAGACCTCGGCGCGCCGGTAA
- a CDS encoding ABC transporter ATP-binding protein produces the protein MSSPILAVASLGKTVADATGSLTILHDVSFSVTRGETLAIVGASGSGKSTLLGLLAGLDLPSTGSVRLHGQDLFALDEDQRAALRARHVGFVFQSFQLVGHLTALENVMLPLELRGERESVRERARDMLARVGLSARLHHYPRTLSGGEQQRVALARAFVTRPEILFADEPTGSLDTATGEAVIALMFELNRDAGSTLVLVTHDRSVAARCGRILTIDAGRVASDEWMAAEV, from the coding sequence ATGTCCTCACCTATCCTTGCCGTGGCTTCGCTTGGAAAGACCGTGGCCGATGCCACGGGTTCTCTGACGATTCTGCATGACGTGTCGTTTTCCGTCACGCGCGGCGAGACGCTGGCCATCGTCGGAGCCTCGGGTTCGGGCAAGTCCACGCTGCTGGGCCTGCTGGCCGGCCTCGACCTGCCCAGTACCGGTTCGGTACGCCTGCACGGGCAGGACCTGTTCGCGCTGGACGAAGACCAGCGTGCGGCGCTGCGCGCGCGCCATGTGGGCTTCGTCTTCCAGTCTTTCCAGCTCGTCGGCCACCTGACCGCGCTGGAGAACGTGATGTTGCCGCTGGAACTGCGCGGTGAGCGCGAGAGCGTACGGGAGCGCGCGCGCGACATGCTGGCAAGGGTGGGCCTGTCGGCGCGCCTGCACCACTATCCGCGCACCCTGTCGGGTGGCGAGCAGCAGCGCGTGGCATTGGCGCGTGCCTTCGTCACGCGGCCGGAGATCCTGTTCGCCGACGAGCCGACCGGCAGCCTCGATACGGCGACCGGCGAGGCCGTGATCGCGCTGATGTTCGAACTGAACCGGGATGCGGGCTCGACGCTGGTGCTGGTGACGCACGATCGCTCGGTGGCGGCACGCTGCGGCCGTATCCTGACCATCGACGCTGGGCGCGTGGCCAGCGACGAGTGGATGGCCGCCGAGGTCTGA